The genomic DNA GGCACCGGCAGCCCAGAACCGGGCGATCTGCAGCAGCATCTCCGCGCCCTTGGAATGCAGGTAATCGGTGTCCGCGGTGGCCTGACAGTACTGCCACACGTTGTAGGCAACGGCCGAACCCACGTGGTGCTGCAGTCGTGAGCGATCGGGCAGCCAACGCCCCGAAGCCGGGTTGAGATGGAGTTCCTGCGTCTCCTCCCGGCCGTCGTCGGCACTCTGCCAGGGGAACATGGCCCCTGCCCGCCCCGCCTGTTGCGCCGCCCGGCAGGCCGCGGGCAACCTCCGGTGGCGGTAGTCCAGAAGTCCCCGGCACACCTCCGGGAAATGCAGACTCAGGAACCTCAGTACGAACAGCTCGTCCCAGAACACGTGGCCGCGGTACGCCTCACCGTGCAGCCCTCTCGCCGGTACACCGACGTCGAGCTCGGCGGTGTGCGGAGACAGCGTCTGCAGCACATGAAAGAGGTGCAGTCGCAGAATCCTGCCGACTTCGCCCGGAACCTCGATACGGGCCCGCCGCCACAGGCCGGCCCACGCCCGACAGTGCGAGGCCAGCAGCTCCGCGAAATCCGGGGCCGTCCGGACGCCGGCCACAGCAGCCCGCAGGGGGCTGCCGATCGCCGGGTCACGCGAGGTGTACAGCGCGACCGTCTTGTCCACGACGGCATCGCGTTCCGGGTCCAGCGACAGCACCAGTGTCTGGAAGACCTGCCGTGGCGCCCGCCGGGGACGCGAATGCCGACCGGACTCATCCGTGTGCCGGCCACGACCGCCGGACGTGCCAACGGTGCGGGAGGCCAGCGCGAAGCCGATGTCCGACTCCACGGTGCGGCATCCCAGCCACACCACATCGTCCGGTTCCGTTCCGGTCGACCAGCCGGTCAGATGACGGTCGGAGAGGTCCCGGTACCGCGGGACACCGGTGTTCCGGATGTCGCCGTCGATCGCCGCCTCCACCTCGATCGCGCCGGTCCAGCCGTCCGCGGTGAAAACCGTGTGCAGGGCGGCGAGATGCGGGGTGCCCATGTGCACCAGACGGCGCTGCTCGACGTCCAGGCGACGGCCTGCCTCGTCCACGTAGACGGACCGACGGTTCAGCGTGCCGCGACGCAGATCGAGAGTCTGCCGGTGTTCCATGAGCTGTCCGTGGTCCGGTGAGAGCCACGGTCCGGGGTCTGCGCCGGCAGGGCGGATACGGTAGCGCAGCGGCAGCCAGTTCGGCAGGTTGACCAGGTCGGCGTTCTCCACCGTCCGGCCCTGGACCGATGAGATCAGCCGGTCGTAGCACCCCGCCAGGTAGGTGCCCGGGTAGTGAGAGCCGCTCGTGGATGCCTCGGATGCGGCTCCACGCGTGGCGAAGTAGCCGTTGCCGAGTGTGCACAGCGCCTCGCGCAGCCGCTCCTCATCCGGCTCGTACCCCTCGTACGACCATTCCCAGGCCCCCGCCATCAGTCGTCCATGCCGCTCAGCAGTTCGCCGGGATCCGACACCACGTCGTCGGCGCCACGGCGTCCCCGGTCCGCGGCGCCGCCGGGACCCTCTGTCCCGGTCACGGCGACCACGAGCCCGAATCCGCCGTGCCGGCCGGCTTCGACACCCGCCAGGGAGTCCTCCACCACCGCGGTTTCCGGAACCGGGACATGGAGGCTCCGCGCCACCTCCCCGAGGAGCGCGGGATCCGGCCTTCCCGGAAGGCCCAGCCCGTCGCGGACCGGACTCATCGAGCAGTTCGGGGCCGTGGTCGACGGGGCCGACGCACGGCGGGGCCGCTGCGCCTCGCGCTCCGGCGGACGGGCGTCAGACGCTTGCTCCCACGCCGCCGCGCGACTCCGGGCGGAGTCGGTGATCACTCCGCCGGTGTCGAAGGCCACGGCCCGCAAAGGTCGCAGGCACGGTGCCGGGGACGGTACGGCTGCCATGAATGGGGATTTCCCTTCGTCAGGGTCTTCATTCATGGCATCACGGTTCCAGGACGCGGGCGCGTCGTGGTTCTCAGTAGGGCAGAGGGCGCCCGGACGGGGTTCGCAGGTCGAGGGGCGGCGGCCCCGAGACAGGCGGTGGACGGCGGACGATTCTGATGCGGCTCACTGCCACCACCTCCTGGCGCTCACCGGGTATGTGCCCAGGCGCGTCCGCGACAATCCTGCGGGGGCAAACACGTCCACGTCGCAGGACCTTCGTGCCGGCCGGCCCGGACAGGACGGGCCCCTCCGAAGAGGCCTGTCCTGTCCGGACCGGCCCAGGGACGAACGGCCCATACCTCCGGCGAGGACGCCCACTTCATCCTGAAGGTGCGTCAACCGCTACCTGCTCTCCGGGAGGCCCCCGATGCTCGCGCAGACGCTCGACGACACGATGTTGGTCGACCTCGTCTCCGATGCCACCGCAGCGCCGTCGATGCACAACGCCCAGCCTTGGCACTTCGACTACAAACGATCCAGCCGCACTCTCGCTCTTCGGGCGGATTTCGACCGGGCCATGCCGGAGGCCGACCCCTCCACCCGCGCGCTGCACGTGGGATGTGGCGCGGCCCTCCTGAACCTACGGGTCTCCGCAGCCCACCACGGCCTCTCCATGGTGACCGCGCTGCTGCCCGTCCCTTCGGACCAGGCGCTCCTGGCGAGCAACCAGCTGAGCGACTCCCCCCAAGAGCCCCGGGATGCCGTGCTCGTCGGGCTCCACCGCGCGATCCGGGACCGGCATACCAGCCGGTACCCGTTCGACGCCCGGGCGATACCTGAGGACATCCGCCTGCTCCTCGCCGACGCGGCCCGCGCCGAAGGAGCGGACTTCTCGTTCCCGACCCCGACGCATCTGGAGACCGTGCTGGAACTGATCCGGGACGCCGAGGGATACGACCGAGGGGACCCGGCGCGGGAAGCGGAGCAGCACCACTGGACCCGGGACACGCAAGCGGAGGCTCCCGTCGACGGGGTCCCGGAACGTGTCCTGCTCACCGCCACACTCCAAGAGGTATCCGCGTCGTTCGCGACGCAGCCCCTCGAGGGGCCCGACCTGCGGTGGATCCTGCGTGACCCCGTCTTCGGCACGGGACACGCACAGATGATCATCCGCATGGGTTACGGCCCGGCAGGGCCGCACACACCGCGCCGCCCCTGGGCGCAGGTTCTGACGATCGAACCCTAGAACCGTCCCGGACCGAGCGTCGCGAGGCGGGCCGAGAGACGACGAGCGGGGCGCGGTGGTCATCCGCGCTGCGCCGGACACCGGCCGGACGGGTGCCCACAGGCTGCCCTCCGATCCGTCGCCGCCTACGTCCAGTGCCGAGCCGTGTTGTACTCGAGCGGGACAACGGCCGGTTTGCCGGACCCGGCCGACAGCCGCAGGCTGGAGCCATGGGGCGATCCGACCACGCCAGACAGATGCTCAGCGGCTGGGCCGTCGGGACACCGGGGCCCATGCGTACCGGCCCCCTCGTACCGACACATCGCCCGGTGGCCGCGCCCGGCCCGGACGAACTTCTGCTGGAGGTGGAAGCGTGCGGTGTCTGCCGCACGGACCTTCACCTCGCGGAGGGTGATCTCACCCCTCACCGTCCGTCCACCATTCCCGGCCACGAGATCGTCGGCCGTGTGGCATCCGTCGGCGAAGCGGTCAGCACGTTCCGCGTGGGCGACCGGGCGGGCGGCGCCTGGTTGCGCGGTACCTGCGGGACCTGCCGGTACTGCAGAGCGGGACAGGAGAATCTCTGCCCCGGTTCCACGTACACGGGATGGGACGCGGACGGCGGATTCGCCGACCTGGTACTCGTTCCCGAGGCCTTCGCCTATCGTCTCCCGGAGGCACAGGACGCGGCCTTGCTCGCTCCTCTCCTGTGCGCCGGAATCATCGGCTACCGGTCCTTGCGGCGGAGCGCGTTGCCGACGGGCGGCCGACTCGGAATCTACGGCTTCGGCGCGTCGGCCCATCTGGCCGCCCAGGTGGCTCTGTCCGAGGGCGCAACCGTGCATGTGATGACGCGTTCCGCGCAGGCGCGTGAACTCGCCATGTCCCTGGGCGCCTCATCGGTCAGCGGTGCCTACGAGAGCCCACCTGAGCCGCTGGACTCGGCGATCCTGTTCGCCCCGGTAGGTGACCTGGTTCCGGTGGCTCTGGAGGCGCTGGACCGGTCGGGCACGCTCGCGATCGCCGGCATCCATCTCTCCGACATCCCCGTGCTCAACTACCAGCGACATCTCTTCCAGGAACGGAATCTGCGCAGCGTCACCTCCAACACCCGCCAGGACGGCCGCGAGTTCCTCGAGCTCGCCGAACGCATCGGCATCCAGGTCACCGTGAGCCGGTATCCCCTGGACCGCGCCGATCAAGCACTGGTCGACCTGGCCTCGGACCGGGTGAACGGAGCCGCGGTGCTCACCGCCGCCTGACCCGAATCGCGTTCACCAGTGCGGCAACAAGGTTCGCCCGCTCGGTCATGGCTTCGATCACCAGGTACTCGTGGTCGGCGTGGGCACCGCCGCCGACTGCTCCCAGGCCATCGAGAGTCGGCACCCCCAGTGCGGCCGTGAAGTTGCCGTCACTTCCGCCGCCGACCGCCTTGCCTTCGAGGTCAGGAAGCAGCTGCTTGGCCACCGCGAAGAGCTCGGCCGACGCCGACTCGGGCATCGGGGGGCGGCCGACAGCTCCCTGGACGACGATCTCCGCCCCATCGAGATGCGGAGCCAGAGCCGCGAACGCAGACTCGATTCTGTCCTTCTCGCCGGCCGACTCGACCCGGACGTCGACGATGACGGCCGCCTCCGCGGGAACGACGTTGTCCAGTGTTCCTGCCGACGCGACGGTCGGGGTGACAGTCGTGCCGATATCGGGTCGACCGAGCGCCGCGATGTCCAGCACCTGGTGCGCCGCTTCGATCAGGGCGTTGACCCCGGCTGCGGGTTCAAGACCCGCATGCGACGCCCGGCCCGCGATGGAGACCTGGAAGGTGCCACAGCCTTTACGGGCGGTCTTCAGGGCTCCGCCGTCGGCGGCCCCCTCGAGCACGAGTACCGCGCCGCAGGCGAGGGCCCGTTCTTCGATGAGAGCTCGGGAGGAGCGGGAGCCGACCTCTTCGTCGGCCGTCACCAGGATCTCGACGCCCGACAGGTCATCGAGCGTCGCCAGACCGTGAACGGCCTGGACCAACCCGCCGAGCATGTCGAAGACCCCGGGGCCGGTTGCGTGTCCGTCTTCGACCGTGAACGGGCGACGTTCGAGGGTGCCGAGCGGAAACACCGTGTCATGGTGACCGAGGATCAGCACCTGGGGATCGTCACCGGCTGACCAGTGGACGTGCGGCCCGGCTTCACTTTCGACGAGGACGGCCTGCCCACCGAGGCGGCTCTCGATGAGGGCGGCGACGACCTTGGCCGATGCCGCCAGGGCGTCGCGGTCGCGCGAGGGAGACTCGATTTCGACGAGTTTCCTGAGGTCCTCGATCATCGCGTCGACACTCACTTCGACAATCCTGTGCATCGTCACGTCGCAAGGCTACTTGGTACGCCGCGCCGGAACAGGGCCGAGCCCGCGCCCGCCGGGCTGTCGAGCGCCCCGACTCCTCGCACGACCGTGGTCGCCGGAAGCGTGTCTGCACCGGCCGCAGGGCCGTGTCATCGCGGCGCTCATCGCGCTCGCCGACACGTTCACCGTGGTGCGCCGGCCACTGAACCTCCACCAGCCTCAGCTCGGGCACCCGTCCCGGCCGATGCCTCTGACCCGTCCGCGATCGCCTCAGGCATCGCCCCTGAGGCGGTCGCGCTGGATCTGATGAGCGAGGGCGCGACGCACAGAGGCCGAGGCGGTGGTGGCTGCCTTCGTGGGGATGTCGAGACCGCGGCTGATCTGGTCGTAGGCGTCCCGATAGCTGCCCGGTATCTCTGCCTGATGAAGCCTCAGGTCCTCTTCGACGAGGCGTCGCAACTCGTCGACGTTCTGGGGCGTGAAGCGCTTCTTCCCCCGGGTGATGGCGTTGACGTAGCGCGTACAGCGGGCGGTCTCGTAGAAGGTCTCGGAGATCTCCTCGGCGAGGCCCCACAGGCGTCCTTCGAGCCAGTGCTCGTCGTGCTGGTCGAGGGAGAGGTTCGTCGGGGGCAGTGGGTCGCCCGTCCTGTACTTCGTCACCTGCTTGGACACGGCGGGCTGACTCATGTCGGTGAGTTGGGCAATCCTGTCCTGGGTCCAGCCGAAGCCGGCGAACAGCTTGATCATTTCGGTGCGCAGCTTCCGCATCTCCTCGCCCGCACGGATGACCTCGTTCATGCCGGCGAGCATCCGCTCGGCCTGCTCCTCGGTCAGCGTCTCGGGGTTCTGACGCGCGCTCTCTTCGCCTGGCATGGTTCGGTTATACACCCGGGGACCCCGCAGCCATAACCGGGTTGTACAACCTGGTTATGAATGGCAGGGTTCCCGTCATGCCTACCTTCTCCGCACCTGACGGAACCCGGCTCGCCTACCGCATGATCGGGGAGGGCGACCCGGTCGTGTGCCTCCCGGGAGGCCCCGCGGACTCCCGCTACCTCGGCGACCTCGGCGGCCTCTCCACCCACCACCGGCTGATCGTCCTGGACCTGCGCGGCACCGGCCGGTCCGCGAGTCCCGAGGACACCTCGTCCTACCGCTGCGATCGTCTGGTCGACGACGTCGAGGCGTTGCGCGAACACCTCGGACTTCCCTGGATGGACCTGCTCGGCCACTCCGCGGGCACGAACATCGCGACGCAATACGCGGCTCGGTACCCGAAGAACGTCAGCAAGCTCGCCCTGATCGGCCCCAGCACGAGAGCTGTCGGCATAGCGATCACCGGGGAGACGCGACGCGATCTCGCACAGCTTCGTAGAAACGAGCCGTGGTTCCCGGCGGCGTTCGCCGCCCTGGAGGCGATCACCACGGGTGAGGGCAGTGACCCGGAGGCCATCGCCCCCTTCTTCTACGGTCGCTGGGACGCCGCGGCACAGAGGCACCATGCAGCCGGCCGGCCGAGCAACCAGGAAGCTGTCGCTCTCTTCGCGGCTGACGGCGCCTTCGGTCCGGAGTCCACTCGTGCGGCACTCGCCTCCTTCGAGGCCCCCGTCCTGCTGCTCGCCGGAGAGTGCGACTTGAACAGCCCCCCTCAGTCGGCGGCCGAGTTCGCAGGTCTGTTCCCTGCCGCCACGCTCGTGGTGCAGCCGGGGGCGGGTCACTACCCCTGGCTCGACGACGCCGACCGGTTCGTGGCGACCACTACGACATTCCTGGGGCGAGGATCTGCTCACACATCTGAAGTCTGAGACGCCCCGAGCCGAGGCCATCGCCTCGCCAACTTCTTCTCCGGCGGCGTCCAGGTCCGGCAAAGGGGCGCAGGCCAGCGCCTGCGCCCCTTTGGAGCGGAACTCGAAGCCGTAGCGGCCCCGGAAGCCGACGACGGCCGGTGTGCGAGGACCGACACCGGCTCAGCCGGCGGTGGGAGAGCAACCGGGTGCACATCGGGCCGGGTGCCGCCCCACCTGCCGGGATCAGACCGCCGGAACCGGGTAGGTCGGGTACTCCACCCCGGAGACGTGCTGGACGACGCGGATGACCTGGCAGGAGTAGCCGAACTCGTTGTCGTACCAGAGGTAGAGGATCGCGTTGTCGCCGTCGACCTTGGTGGCGCCGGCGTCGACGATCGAGGCGTGGCGCGAGCCGATGAAGTCGCTCGAGACCGCGTCGGGAGCGGTGGTGAAGTCGATCTGGCGCTTG from Streptomyces sp. NBC_01707 includes the following:
- a CDS encoding alpha/beta fold hydrolase; amino-acid sequence: MPTFSAPDGTRLAYRMIGEGDPVVCLPGGPADSRYLGDLGGLSTHHRLIVLDLRGTGRSASPEDTSSYRCDRLVDDVEALREHLGLPWMDLLGHSAGTNIATQYAARYPKNVSKLALIGPSTRAVGIAITGETRRDLAQLRRNEPWFPAAFAALEAITTGEGSDPEAIAPFFYGRWDAAAQRHHAAGRPSNQEAVALFAADGAFGPESTRAALASFEAPVLLLAGECDLNSPPQSAAEFAGLFPAATLVVQPGAGHYPWLDDADRFVATTTTFLGRGSAHTSEV
- a CDS encoding glycoside hydrolase family 65 protein, with protein sequence MAGAWEWSYEGYEPDEERLREALCTLGNGYFATRGAASEASTSGSHYPGTYLAGCYDRLISSVQGRTVENADLVNLPNWLPLRYRIRPAGADPGPWLSPDHGQLMEHRQTLDLRRGTLNRRSVYVDEAGRRLDVEQRRLVHMGTPHLAALHTVFTADGWTGAIEVEAAIDGDIRNTGVPRYRDLSDRHLTGWSTGTEPDDVVWLGCRTVESDIGFALASRTVGTSGGRGRHTDESGRHSRPRRAPRQVFQTLVLSLDPERDAVVDKTVALYTSRDPAIGSPLRAAVAGVRTAPDFAELLASHCRAWAGLWRRARIEVPGEVGRILRLHLFHVLQTLSPHTAELDVGVPARGLHGEAYRGHVFWDELFVLRFLSLHFPEVCRGLLDYRHRRLPAACRAAQQAGRAGAMFPWQSADDGREETQELHLNPASGRWLPDRSRLQHHVGSAVAYNVWQYCQATADTDYLHSKGAEMLLQIARFWAAGAEWDASLARYRIRGVVGPDEYHDAYPGAGSAGIDDNAYTNVTAAWVLARATELYRDLPEPWRRTLLERSGLDPAELERWEDISRRLYVPYHRGVISQFAGYGELDELDWAAYRKRYGDIRRLDRILEAEGDTVNRYQASKQADVLMLGYLFSPGELGGLFQRLGHVLDDETWRATVDYYLARTSHGSTLSSLVHAWVLARVHREEAWTYCEEALTGDVVDIQGGTTAEGIHLGAMAGTLDLVQRGMTGLETRDDALWLSPAPLPQLSKFGVRIRFRGHGDVDLGIRAQRLRIAVPHSHHPAVRLVLGGHTHLIAPGTVRWLDLPAGGRPDRRHRNGRQG
- a CDS encoding M20 family metallopeptidase — encoded protein: MHRIVEVSVDAMIEDLRKLVEIESPSRDRDALAASAKVVAALIESRLGGQAVLVESEAGPHVHWSAGDDPQVLILGHHDTVFPLGTLERRPFTVEDGHATGPGVFDMLGGLVQAVHGLATLDDLSGVEILVTADEEVGSRSSRALIEERALACGAVLVLEGAADGGALKTARKGCGTFQVSIAGRASHAGLEPAAGVNALIEAAHQVLDIAALGRPDIGTTVTPTVASAGTLDNVVPAEAAVIVDVRVESAGEKDRIESAFAALAPHLDGAEIVVQGAVGRPPMPESASAELFAVAKQLLPDLEGKAVGGGSDGNFTAALGVPTLDGLGAVGGGAHADHEYLVIEAMTERANLVAALVNAIRVRRR
- a CDS encoding zinc-dependent alcohol dehydrogenase family protein, producing the protein MGRSDHARQMLSGWAVGTPGPMRTGPLVPTHRPVAAPGPDELLLEVEACGVCRTDLHLAEGDLTPHRPSTIPGHEIVGRVASVGEAVSTFRVGDRAGGAWLRGTCGTCRYCRAGQENLCPGSTYTGWDADGGFADLVLVPEAFAYRLPEAQDAALLAPLLCAGIIGYRSLRRSALPTGGRLGIYGFGASAHLAAQVALSEGATVHVMTRSAQARELAMSLGASSVSGAYESPPEPLDSAILFAPVGDLVPVALEALDRSGTLAIAGIHLSDIPVLNYQRHLFQERNLRSVTSNTRQDGREFLELAERIGIQVTVSRYPLDRADQALVDLASDRVNGAAVLTAA
- a CDS encoding nitroreductase; the protein is MLAQTLDDTMLVDLVSDATAAPSMHNAQPWHFDYKRSSRTLALRADFDRAMPEADPSTRALHVGCGAALLNLRVSAAHHGLSMVTALLPVPSDQALLASNQLSDSPQEPRDAVLVGLHRAIRDRHTSRYPFDARAIPEDIRLLLADAARAEGADFSFPTPTHLETVLELIRDAEGYDRGDPAREAEQHHWTRDTQAEAPVDGVPERVLLTATLQEVSASFATQPLEGPDLRWILRDPVFGTGHAQMIIRMGYGPAGPHTPRRPWAQVLTIEP
- a CDS encoding sigma-70 family RNA polymerase sigma factor produces the protein MPGEESARQNPETLTEEQAERMLAGMNEVIRAGEEMRKLRTEMIKLFAGFGWTQDRIAQLTDMSQPAVSKQVTKYRTGDPLPPTNLSLDQHDEHWLEGRLWGLAEEISETFYETARCTRYVNAITRGKKRFTPQNVDELRRLVEEDLRLHQAEIPGSYRDAYDQISRGLDIPTKAATTASASVRRALAHQIQRDRLRGDA